A single Vigna radiata var. radiata cultivar VC1973A chromosome 8, Vradiata_ver6, whole genome shotgun sequence DNA region contains:
- the LOC106770688 gene encoding transcription factor bHLH139-like, whose amino-acid sequence MESSQQISEEWGSLCGLHTTEEADFMAQLFPGTYCSVTEKHYGNTTFGFWPAHESKTVTMKATNNNSYFLPNVTDINLCFSQGSSSSIDSGNSIFSTTSTGPYYCDPATNFDSVSMAFFLGDAQFSPHNFHCYDNSSQQINENTDEESSLDPVTLADNNLQAKREHEMMVSEYAHEDRSENLENLTKRLRNSKEVSKTLRSTKLKKNSKSASTNKNEDDRSLNLEGLGCFSQGDSNASLKPNGGALKDPAPPSLLRKSRATKGPATDPQSLYARKRRERINERLRILQSLVPNGTKVDISTMLDEAVQYVKFLQLQIKLLSSDDMWMYAPIAYNGINIGLDLSISPTKGR is encoded by the exons ATGGAATCTTCTCAACAGATTTCTGAAGAATGGGGTTCTCTTTGTGGATTGCACACAACTGAAGAAGCTGACTTTATGGCTCAGTTGTTTCCTGGTACTTACTGTTCTGTCACAGAAAAGCACTATGGAAATACCACTTTTGGCTTTTGGCCTGCCCATGAATCCAAAACAGTGACCATGAAAGCCACTAATAACAACTCATACTTCCTTCCAAATGTTACAGACATTAATTTATGTTTCTCACAAGGGAGTAGCTCCAGCATTGACAGTGGTAATAGTATCTTTTCCACTACAAGTACTGGACCCTACTACTGTGATCCAGCAACAAACTTTGACTCAGTGTCCATGGCCTTTTTCCTGGGAGATGCCCAATTCAGTCCCCATAATTTTCACTGTTATGATAACTCAAGCCAACAGATAAATGAAAACACTGATGAAGAGTCAAGTCTAGACCCAGTAACTCTTGCCGACAACAATTTGCAGGCTAAGAGGGAGCATGAGATGATGGTTTCTGAATATGCACACGAGGACAGAAGTGAAAACCTGGAGAACCTAACAAAAAGGCTTAGGAACTCAAAAGAG GTCTCAAAAACATTGAGGAGTACCAAGttgaagaaaaattcaaaatctgcTTCAACGAACAAGAATGAAGATGACAGAAGCTTGAACCTCGAAGGGCTTGGCTGTTTTTCACAGGGTGACTCTAATGCTTCTCTGAAGCCAAATGGAGGAGCATTGAAAGATCCTGCACCTCCCAGTTTGCTTAGAAAATCAAGAGCAACTAAGGGTCCTGCTACTGATCCACAGAGCCTTTATGCAAGA aaaagaagagaaagaataaaTGAAAGGTTGAGAATACTGCAAAGTCTTGTCCCCAATGGAACTAAG GTGGATATCAGCACCATGCTTGATGAAGCAGTGCAATACGTTAAATTTTTACAGCTCCAAATCAAG CTTCTGAGCTCTGATGATATGTGGATGTATGCCCCAATTGCTTACAATGGTATAAACATTGGGCTTGACCTCAGTATTTCTCCAACCAAAGGAAGATGA